A section of the Carya illinoinensis cultivar Pawnee chromosome 12, C.illinoinensisPawnee_v1, whole genome shotgun sequence genome encodes:
- the LOC122290048 gene encoding protein NEN1-like has translation MGTLSSEERSEIAFFDVETTVPTRPGQGFSILEFGAILVCPRKLEELHSYSTLIRPSNLSLISSFSVRCNGITREAVASCPTFREVADRVYDILHGRIWAGHNILKFDCPRIREAFAEIGRPAPEPKGTIDSLALLTQKFGRRAGDMKMATLASYFGLGQQTHRSLDDVRMNLEVLKYCATVLFLESSLPDTFTANSWVSPNATASSHRNANSSPDGVSLYKNMPSSSSTLKNDLMLSQTNKQKVETRPISSPMTHSIAEDVEPNTSRQDPFDMGLLRIESESLQTNTTMEGMLESSEITSTAPISSGSCNSGGFLEPDEVSISAIGACFVPFHCGSQKIQLLHKGAILQLCCTRLKVRFGLSTKFVDHAGRPRLNFVVNASQSLCKVLDACDAIAQKLSLDSGSSSEWKPVVTRKNGFINHPTVRLHIPTAECGDTAVYGTEMYQKESSGAVQRLVFSKFDAEELDTMFTSGTFVDAFVSLDAYDYLQNAGIRLVAKKLIIHSN, from the exons ATGGGTACGCTGAGCAGTGAAGAAAGATCCGAAATCGCCTTCTTCGATGTGGAGACGACGGTGCCGACCCGACCCGGACAGGGATTTTCCATCCTGGAGTTCGGAGCCATCCTTGTATGCCCCAGGAAACTGGAGGAGCTGCACAGCTACTCCACCTTGATCCGACCCTCCaacctctctctcatctcctcCTTTTCCGTACGCTGCAACGGCATCACCCGGGAGGCCGTTGCTTCCTGCCCGACCTTCCGAGAGGTCGCCGACCGGGTCTACGACATTCTCCACG GACGGATTTGGGCAGGACACAATATACTGAAGTTCGATTGTCCACGAATACGGGAGGCATTTGCAGAGATTGGTAGGCCAGCACCAGAGCCAAAGGGCACAATTGATTCGTTGGCGTTGTTGACTCAGAAGTTTGGAAGGAGAGCTGGTGACATGAAG ATGGCCACTCTTGCGAGTTATTTTGGGCTTGGACAGCAAACTCACAG GAGCTTGGATGATGTTCGGATGAATCTCGAAGTTCTCAAGTATTGTGCGACAGTTTTATTCTTG GAGTCAAGCCTGCCGGATACATTCACGGCAAACAGTTGGGTTTCTCCAAATGCTACTGCAAGCAGTCACAGAAATGCAAATTCATCTCCAGATGGCGTGAGCCTATACAAGAATATGCCCTCATCAAGTTCCACGTTAAAAAATGATCTGATgctatctcaaacaaataaacaaaaggtGGAAACTCGTCCGATATCATCACCTATGACTCACAGCATCGCAGAAGATGTTGAACCTAATACATCTCGACAAGATCCTTTTGACATGGGCCTGCTAAGGATTGAATCTGAATCCCTTCAAACCAACACCACCATGGAAGGAATGCTGGAGTCTTCTGAGATTACTTCCACAGCTCCCATCTCCAGTGGTTCCTGCAACTCAGGGGGCTTTTTAGAGCCTGATGAAGTTTCTATTTCTGCTATAGGTGCATGTTTTGTTCCATTTCATTGTGGGAGTCAAAAGATACAATTGCTGCATAAAGGTGCCATTTTGCAACTTTGTTGTACTCGGTTGAAAGTGCGGTTTGGTTTAAGTACAAAGTTTGTTGATCATGCTGGCCGACCGCGTTTGAACTTTGTGGTTAATGCATCACAAAGTTTATGTAAGGTTCTTGATGCATGTGATGCAATAGCACAGAAGCTCTCCTTGGATTCTGGTAGCAGCTCTGAATGGAAGCCAGTCGTGACCAGGAAAAATGGCTTCATTAACCACCCTACAGTGAGATTGCA CATACCAACCGCTGAATGTGGGGATACTGCTGTTTATGGGACTGAGATGTATCAAAAAGAATCATCCGGTGCGGTTCAAAGGCTTGTGTTCAGTAAATTTGATGCAGAAGAGCTTGATACTATGTTCACTTCCGGGACCTTTGTGGATGCTTTCGTTTCCTTGGATGCATATGATTATCTGCAAAATGCTGGCATTCGCTTGGTGGCCAAGAAATTGATTATTCATTCTAATTGA